A region of Deinococcus rubellus DNA encodes the following proteins:
- the gyrA gene encoding DNA gyrase subunit A: MTGIQPVDITTEVKTNFINYAMNVIVDRALPDVRDGMKPVQRRIMYAMLQEGLLSNHKHAKSAAVVGEVMKKYHPHGDSSIYDAMVRLGQWWNMRYTLVDPQGNFGSMDGDAAAAMRYTEARMTKLAEEVLADLEKETVISKPNYDETTEEPSVLPAAFPNLLVNGASGIAVGMATNIPPHNLTEIINGLLAITEKPGDTAQEKAALMTLDEMMKHVTGPDFPTGGRLSQSGIREAYLTGHSGLKVRGKARIEEKNGRNQIIISEIPYQVNKSNLILTISAMYKAGKIPDISALRDESDRKDPVRIVVELKRGAMPTLVLNQLYKYTQLQTTFTVMNLSIVDGQPRVLSLIDTMMYFLAHRADVVTRRTEYELKQAKARAHVLEGLLKALDHIDEVIALIRRSNTGAEARDGLMLRFDFSEIQAQAILDMRLQRLTGLESGRLQAEYDELQALITRLTSILGDKTLLWREIRKELRELREKYGDERRTVVTLLEEDINKEDLIAVEDMVITMTRAGYLKRTNLGNYREQKRGGRGSSGGKLREEDINTRVFVGSTHDYLLFFTDQGRVFHEKIYDLPEAGRDAKGSHIRNLLPSLREEENIASVLSVHSFEETGCFVFATKNGIIKKTLITDYGNITSAGLIAINLQQDDGLIGVGIVQDGDHVVLATRNGKAMRFDSSEVRDTGRATQGVIGIRLREGESADQQRDQVVSMALVPGGDEQSELLAVSEYGLGKRTPVGDYPSKGRGGMGVITLDVTEKTGALVTLTRVGGNEELMVLTQKGTVIRTRVDDIRVTGRNAQGVKVINIQDKDRVISAFSIAREDEL; the protein is encoded by the coding sequence GTGACTGGAATCCAACCTGTTGACATCACCACCGAAGTCAAGACCAATTTTATCAATTACGCCATGAACGTCATCGTGGACCGGGCGCTCCCGGACGTGCGCGACGGCATGAAGCCCGTTCAGCGCCGGATCATGTACGCCATGCTGCAAGAAGGGCTGCTGAGTAACCACAAGCACGCCAAATCCGCCGCCGTCGTGGGCGAGGTCATGAAAAAGTACCACCCACACGGCGACAGCTCGATTTACGACGCGATGGTCAGACTCGGGCAGTGGTGGAACATGCGCTACACCCTGGTCGACCCGCAAGGCAACTTCGGCAGCATGGACGGCGACGCGGCGGCGGCCATGCGCTACACCGAGGCCCGCATGACCAAACTGGCCGAGGAAGTGCTGGCCGATCTGGAAAAAGAAACGGTCATCTCCAAGCCCAACTACGACGAGACCACCGAGGAACCCAGCGTGCTGCCCGCCGCCTTCCCCAACCTGCTGGTCAACGGGGCCTCGGGCATCGCGGTGGGCATGGCGACCAACATCCCGCCGCACAACCTCACCGAGATCATCAACGGGCTGCTGGCGATTACTGAGAAGCCCGGCGACACCGCGCAGGAAAAAGCGGCGTTGATGACCCTCGACGAGATGATGAAGCACGTGACCGGCCCGGATTTTCCCACCGGAGGCCGCCTCTCGCAAAGCGGCATCCGCGAGGCGTACCTGACCGGCCACTCGGGCCTCAAGGTGCGCGGCAAGGCCCGCATCGAGGAAAAGAACGGGCGCAACCAGATCATCATTTCCGAGATTCCGTATCAGGTCAACAAAAGCAACCTGATTCTGACCATCTCGGCGATGTACAAGGCGGGCAAGATTCCCGACATCTCGGCCCTGCGCGACGAATCCGACCGCAAGGACCCGGTAAGAATCGTCGTGGAGCTCAAGCGCGGCGCGATGCCCACGCTGGTGCTCAATCAGCTCTACAAATACACCCAGCTCCAGACCACCTTCACAGTCATGAACCTGAGCATCGTGGACGGCCAGCCGCGCGTTCTATCGCTGATCGACACCATGATGTACTTCCTGGCCCACCGCGCCGACGTGGTGACCCGCCGCACCGAGTATGAACTCAAGCAGGCCAAGGCCCGCGCCCACGTCCTGGAAGGCCTGCTCAAGGCGCTCGACCACATCGACGAGGTCATCGCCCTGATCCGGCGCAGCAACACCGGGGCCGAGGCCAGAGACGGCCTGATGCTGAGATTTGATTTTAGCGAGATTCAGGCACAGGCGATTCTGGATATGCGCCTTCAGCGCCTGACGGGGTTGGAAAGTGGCCGCCTGCAAGCCGAGTACGACGAATTGCAGGCTCTGATCACCCGCCTGACCAGCATCCTGGGCGACAAGACGCTGCTGTGGCGCGAAATCCGCAAGGAGCTGCGTGAGCTGCGCGAGAAGTACGGTGACGAGCGCCGCACCGTGGTCACCCTCTTGGAAGAGGACATCAACAAAGAGGACCTGATCGCCGTCGAAGACATGGTCATCACCATGACGCGGGCCGGGTATCTCAAGCGCACCAACCTGGGCAACTACCGCGAGCAGAAGCGCGGCGGGCGCGGCTCGTCGGGCGGCAAGCTGCGCGAGGAGGACATCAACACCCGCGTGTTCGTCGGCAGCACCCACGATTACCTGCTGTTCTTCACCGACCAGGGCCGGGTCTTCCACGAGAAGATCTACGATCTGCCGGAAGCGGGCCGCGACGCCAAGGGCAGCCACATCCGCAACCTGCTGCCCAGCTTGCGCGAGGAGGAGAATATCGCCTCGGTGCTGAGCGTCCACAGCTTCGAGGAGACGGGCTGCTTCGTTTTCGCCACCAAGAACGGCATCATCAAGAAGACCCTGATCACCGACTACGGCAACATCACCTCGGCGGGATTGATCGCCATCAACTTGCAGCAAGACGACGGACTGATCGGTGTCGGCATTGTGCAGGACGGCGACCATGTGGTGCTGGCGACCCGCAACGGCAAGGCCATGCGCTTCGATTCCTCCGAGGTGCGCGACACGGGCCGCGCCACCCAGGGCGTCATCGGCATCCGGCTTCGCGAGGGCGAGAGCGCCGATCAGCAGCGTGATCAGGTGGTCAGCATGGCGCTGGTACCGGGCGGCGACGAGCAGAGCGAACTGCTGGCCGTCAGCGAGTACGGCCTGGGCAAACGCACCCCGGTGGGCGATTACCCCAGCAAGGGGCGCGGCGGCATGGGCGTCATCACGCTCGACGTGACCGAGAAGACCGGCGCGCTCGTAACCCTGACCCGTGTGGGTGGCAACGAGGAACTGATGGTGCTGACTCAGAAAGGCACCGTCATCCGCACCCGCGTGGACGATATCCGGGTCACAGGCCGCAATGCCCAGGGCGTGAAGGTCATCAACATTCAGGACAAGGACCGCGTTATCAGCGCCTTCTCGATTGCCCGCGAGGACGAGTTGTAA
- a CDS encoding HNH endonuclease, with amino-acid sequence MARRLPLSNWPPPPASEPRCGLCERAVPHLTEHHLIPRSQGRRRGVKVYELPTVMLCGACHKFLHKTFSNAELAGELNSLDALLEQESVQKFVAWLRKQPATKGVKVR; translated from the coding sequence ATGGCCCGCCGCCTGCCGCTCTCCAACTGGCCGCCGCCGCCCGCGAGTGAGCCGCGCTGCGGGTTGTGCGAGCGGGCCGTGCCGCACCTCACCGAGCACCACCTGATTCCCAGATCGCAGGGTCGGCGGCGCGGCGTCAAGGTTTATGAGTTGCCGACCGTGATGCTGTGCGGAGCCTGTCACAAGTTTTTGCACAAGACCTTCAGCAACGCCGAACTGGCCGGAGAGCTGAACTCACTGGACGCTTTGTTGGAACAGGAAAGTGTACAGAAGTTCGTGGCCTGGCTGAGAAAGCAGCCCGCGACGAAGGGCGTCAAGGTGCGCTAG
- a CDS encoding helix-turn-helix domain-containing protein, whose amino-acid sequence MLLEKTFVDTITYRPGVVILYPGKSEMLYRVASGLVRIHTMDDDGNGLTLRYVKPGQYFGEEALAGSDRQYFAEAVTDSTVDVINPALMSNEDNLEVTTHLVRTLERAYESIYRLVGKRLRARIAGELLELKDTALASQLDSGETMIYATHDELAAAVGSVRETVTKVVGELSRDGVISAGYGKITLRDEKALARISAE is encoded by the coding sequence ATGCTCCTCGAAAAAACGTTCGTTGACACCATCACCTACCGCCCCGGCGTCGTCATCCTCTACCCCGGCAAGTCCGAAATGCTCTACCGCGTCGCCAGCGGCCTGGTCCGCATTCACACCATGGACGACGACGGCAACGGGCTGACCCTGCGCTACGTCAAGCCCGGACAGTATTTTGGTGAAGAAGCGCTGGCCGGATCAGATCGTCAGTACTTCGCCGAGGCCGTCACCGACAGTACCGTCGACGTGATCAATCCGGCGCTGATGAGTAACGAGGACAACCTCGAAGTGACCACCCACCTCGTCCGCACGCTGGAGCGCGCCTACGAGAGCATTTACCGTCTGGTCGGCAAGCGGCTGCGGGCACGCATCGCGGGCGAGTTGCTCGAACTCAAGGACACCGCCCTGGCCTCGCAGCTCGACAGCGGCGAAACCATGATCTACGCCACCCATGATGAGCTGGCCGCCGCCGTGGGCAGCGTGCGCGAGACCGTCACCAAGGTCGTCGGCGAACTCAGCCGCGACGGTGTGATCAGCGCGGGCTACGGCAAGATCACCCTGCGCGACGAGAAAGCGCTGGCCCGCATCTCCGCCGAGTAA